Proteins encoded in a region of the Diabrotica virgifera virgifera chromosome 4, PGI_DIABVI_V3a genome:
- the LOC114335829 gene encoding uncharacterized protein LOC114335829 gives MTNGDCFDLSINDLKMAVPSEDMGFCSSEDYLEHEIHSPTDSSEDSVEVKVSAISLSNKRKRIDPRKTPETFTGPLKKRMCLKVKAEINDSHPFRPWSPSPKKVEEPVTVKNETVVNIKKQEPISFQLPKIECQRRLEEKVEPKFAPYFRPPSPVNFYQQSEPVPLIKKREEVPNNEDIRVPIHPQIQSLSTAETERLILQSSELFPTLQSSIPGTSRKSSEMPRREQRNYKNMTRERRIEANARERTRVHTISAAFDTLRRSIPSFSHNQKLSKLSVLRIACSYIMTLSSIVNDESDESEPSTSECVDLVTRTIQREGKLRKKKDDND, from the coding sequence ATCTCAAAATGGCTGTCCCTTCCGAAGACATGGGCTTCTGTTCGAGCGAAGACTATTTGGAGCACGAAATCCACTCCCCTACTGACAGCTCAGAAGATAGTGTTGAAGTCAAAGTATCAGCAATATCTTTGTCTAATAAGAGAAAACGGATAGATCCAAGAAAGACACCGGAAACATTTACCGGGCCTTTAAAAAAGAGAATGTGCCTCAAAGTTAAAGCTGAGATAAATGATAGCCATCCCTTCAGACCTTGGAGTCCCTCTCCTAAGAAGGTAGAGGAACCAGTTACTGTTAAAAATGAGACTGTGGTTAATATTAAGAAACAAGAACCAATTAGCTTCCAGTTACCGAAAATTGAGTGCCAGCGACGATTGGAGGAAAAGGTGGAACCCAAGTTTGCGCCTTACTTTAGACCACCTTCCCCAGTTAACTTCTATCAACAGTCTGAACCTGTGCCATTAATAAAAAAGAGAGAGGAAGTTCCTAACAACGAAGACATACGTGTTCCTATCCATCCTCAGATCCAGAGTCTTTCTACCGCAGAAACAGAGAGGTTAATCTTACAATCATCCGAATTATTTCCTACCTTGCAAAGTTCCATTCCTGGTACCAGTAGAAAATCTTCCGAGATGCCTCGCAGGGAGCAACGAAACTACAAAAACATGACACGAGAGAGGAGGATCGAAGCTAATGCTAGAGAAAGGACTAGAGTGCATACAATTAGTGCCGCGTTTGATACGTTGAGGAGGTCGATACCTTCTTTTTCTCATAATCAAAAACTATCAAAGTTATCTGTTTTAAGGATAGCTTGCTCTTATATAATGACTTTGTCTTCCATTGTAAACGATGAAAGTGATGAAAGTGAACCTTCCACCTCTGAATGTGTTGATTTGGTTACTAGAACCATTCAAAGAGAAGGTAAACTTAGAAAAAAGAAAGATGATAATGACTGa